The Sedimentisphaera salicampi genome includes a region encoding these proteins:
- a CDS encoding DUF1266 domain-containing protein, whose amino-acid sequence MKYLYVLAAVCISALCLAEIPEDWKKSIENGNISYTMKRNPPAELAPKEYNDVQRWGLMAGAVLAYHNHFFLDSFETSCVDNKWSMAEDKALLESSWGITCREDYLSTMRSLFSAGHRAGFKRVSNYAGKINEKYFDDIFAGSVDKPGEAYPLYIAKEFGPQLKDKSITGWDFTRVIYLSRNCSKLGYISEQLAWEYIYEASVILQRTFDSWDELFDNYIIGRNFWSFSSSLERNARFNNEIRRLKKVKDSSAFNLDWNLKLSKEKMFAPGQQADIETEPVEMNFELSKSIQLSDIKEQFENVISVPSDCKTIEKAMERAQAGDCIYAEKGTYYFQEPLVFKTGVSLIGQSRDEVVLSVIKTNSQVIKLKDAMDVKLCNFTVKQTAFNFDKENTSSLLGLGKSSCAVENLKVEGKSLYGIYSRGDKVKIINCEVDTKQLCIYLRCKKAEIKGCLLSGSSKIGIKNKSSELTVSDTYIAGKGAGIANFSADLYVADCFIENNRYGISSQKSSKMNISDTFIVSNDTGCIVQGCNNFVVSDVQFVGNSFGFRINFAENSKTERNLFYLNHMQGCRIRGDVESLNLKSNIFRKNGFAGLDIESRFSKQLIVDNNLFDENVKFAMHASSVGVSLKGNIFTRTNGPALYLTSCPQYDPIDGNEFIDNYGIPVLVSKSVDEFCEKTTSITRNNKFKNNSSLLNISHEPEIEHGWPLDKYLKYMKKLEETKEKLQETREKAEEIEESEG is encoded by the coding sequence ATGAAGTATTTATATGTCCTCGCTGCTGTTTGCATATCTGCATTATGCTTGGCTGAAATCCCTGAAGACTGGAAAAAATCAATAGAGAACGGAAACATCTCATACACTATGAAGCGTAATCCGCCTGCTGAACTGGCACCTAAAGAGTACAATGACGTTCAGCGATGGGGGCTTATGGCCGGAGCGGTCCTTGCCTATCATAATCACTTCTTCCTTGATTCCTTCGAAACCTCCTGCGTTGATAATAAATGGAGTATGGCTGAAGATAAGGCTCTTTTGGAGTCGTCTTGGGGGATAACCTGCAGGGAGGATTATTTGAGTACTATGCGAAGCTTGTTCAGCGCCGGACATAGAGCCGGCTTCAAAAGGGTGAGTAATTATGCAGGCAAGATCAATGAAAAATATTTCGACGACATATTCGCCGGCTCTGTTGATAAGCCGGGCGAGGCATATCCGTTGTACATTGCCAAAGAGTTTGGGCCTCAGCTGAAGGACAAGAGCATTACAGGCTGGGATTTTACAAGAGTTATATATTTATCGCGAAACTGCAGCAAGCTTGGTTATATCTCTGAACAGCTGGCTTGGGAATATATCTATGAAGCTTCTGTCATACTTCAGAGAACTTTTGATTCTTGGGATGAGCTTTTTGATAACTATATTATAGGAAGAAATTTCTGGTCTTTCAGCAGCTCTCTGGAGAGAAATGCCCGCTTTAATAATGAAATAAGAAGGCTTAAGAAGGTCAAAGACAGTTCTGCATTTAATCTTGACTGGAACTTGAAGCTCTCGAAGGAAAAGATGTTTGCTCCCGGGCAGCAAGCTGATATTGAAACAGAACCTGTTGAAATGAATTTCGAGCTTTCAAAAAGCATTCAGCTTTCAGATATTAAAGAACAGTTCGAGAATGTAATCTCAGTACCCTCAGACTGCAAAACGATAGAGAAAGCTATGGAAAGGGCGCAGGCAGGGGATTGCATATACGCAGAAAAGGGCACTTATTATTTTCAGGAGCCTCTTGTTTTTAAAACGGGAGTCAGTCTTATTGGGCAGTCTCGGGATGAGGTTGTTTTGTCGGTAATTAAAACAAATTCTCAAGTAATAAAGCTCAAAGATGCGATGGATGTTAAGCTTTGCAACTTTACTGTAAAGCAGACTGCATTCAATTTTGATAAGGAAAATACTTCCTCCCTTCTTGGCTTAGGCAAGAGCAGTTGTGCAGTCGAAAACCTCAAAGTTGAAGGTAAAAGTTTGTATGGGATATATTCAAGGGGGGATAAAGTTAAGATTATAAATTGCGAGGTGGATACAAAACAATTATGCATTTATCTTCGGTGTAAAAAGGCTGAAATCAAAGGCTGCCTGCTGTCAGGAAGTTCAAAAATCGGCATCAAAAATAAAAGCAGCGAGCTTACAGTATCAGATACATATATAGCGGGCAAAGGGGCAGGTATAGCAAATTTTTCAGCAGATTTGTACGTTGCTGATTGTTTTATTGAAAATAACAGATATGGGATAAGTTCCCAAAAAAGCAGCAAAATGAATATTAGCGACACCTTTATTGTATCAAATGATACAGGCTGCATAGTTCAAGGCTGCAATAACTTTGTGGTTTCTGATGTGCAGTTTGTTGGAAACTCTTTTGGGTTTAGAATTAATTTTGCGGAAAATTCAAAAACTGAAAGAAACTTGTTTTATTTGAATCATATGCAAGGCTGCAGGATACGAGGAGATGTAGAAAGTCTTAATTTAAAAAGCAATATATTCAGAAAAAATGGATTTGCGGGATTAGACATTGAATCAAGATTTTCAAAGCAGCTTATCGTGGATAATAATTTGTTTGACGAGAACGTAAAGTTTGCGATGCATGCTTCTTCGGTCGGGGTTAGTTTGAAAGGCAATATCTTTACCCGTACAAACGGTCCAGCATTATATCTGACAAGCTGCCCTCAATATGACCCTATAGATGGGAATGAATTTATAGATAATTATGGCATACCCGTTTTGGTTTCTAAAAGCGTGGATGAGTTTTGTGAAAAAACAACCAGCATCACACGCAATAATAAGTTTAAAAATAACAGCTCCTTATTAAATATCAGCCATGAACCGGAGATTGAACACGGCTGGCCTCTGGATAAATATTTAAAATATATGAAAAAGCTTGAAGAGACCAAAGAAAAGCTTCAAGAGACCAGAGAAAAGGCTGAAGAGATTGAAGAATCTGAAGGCTGA